In a single window of the Planctomycetia bacterium genome:
- a CDS encoding LacI family DNA-binding transcriptional regulator → MAKRKTVSIKDVARESGSSLTTVSLVLNKRDRRISEATRDRVLATVERLGYRPSRLAQGLQSQRTGFIAILVPQIRHAFADAYFGEIISAIHDHARSAGYKVLLEVADDVFLGSNQHVELFDRHFVDGILCLGVTNRDTYLSVLRERARPVIVVNNYLPDQPLNFVRCDYHEAGRLACKYLLDLGHKNLALIHGAAEVQTTHDLRAGMEAAIKKAGLSLPTDRVQDGLYTEEGGAAAAVALMERDSAVTAIVAGNDKMAIGAISGLKDIGLRVPADVSVVGCDDIHQAAFCDPPLTTIHTPIYEIGRRACERLLALLEGHVLSVEETHPVSITIRKSAAAPRK, encoded by the coding sequence CGCGACCGGCGGATCAGCGAGGCCACCCGCGATCGTGTCCTGGCCACCGTCGAGCGGCTTGGATACCGCCCCAGCCGCCTGGCCCAGGGACTTCAATCCCAGCGAACCGGCTTCATCGCGATTCTTGTACCGCAAATCCGCCATGCCTTTGCCGATGCTTACTTCGGCGAAATCATCAGCGCGATCCACGACCACGCGCGCTCCGCCGGGTACAAAGTCCTCCTCGAAGTCGCTGACGATGTCTTCCTCGGTTCCAACCAGCACGTCGAGCTCTTCGATCGACATTTCGTCGACGGCATCCTCTGCCTCGGTGTCACCAACCGTGACACTTATCTGTCCGTCCTTCGCGAGCGGGCCCGGCCCGTCATCGTCGTCAATAACTATCTCCCCGACCAGCCGCTCAACTTCGTCCGCTGCGACTATCACGAGGCCGGCCGCCTGGCCTGCAAATACCTGCTTGATCTGGGCCATAAAAACCTCGCCCTTATCCACGGCGCCGCCGAGGTGCAAACGACGCACGATCTGCGCGCCGGCATGGAGGCCGCCATCAAAAAGGCGGGCCTCAGCCTTCCGACCGATCGCGTTCAGGACGGGCTCTATACCGAAGAAGGCGGTGCTGCCGCTGCCGTGGCACTCATGGAGCGCGACTCTGCCGTCACCGCCATCGTCGCCGGAAACGACAAGATGGCCATCGGCGCCATCAGCGGCCTCAAGGACATCGGCCTGCGCGTTCCGGCCGACGTCAGCGTCGTCGGCTGCGACGACATCCACCAGGCCGCCTTCTGCGACCCCCCGCTGACCACCATCCACACCCCCATCTACGAAATCGGCCGCCGCGCCTGCGAACGCCTCCTGGCCCTGCTCGAGGGCCATGTCTTGTCCGTCGAGGAGACGCACCCCGTCTCCATCACCATTCGCAAATCCGCGGCGGCGCCCAGGAAGTAA